The genomic interval CGGTTACAACATCATCATCCTGTCGGACCGCATGGTCGGGCCGGACCGTATCCCGATCCCGGCGTTGCTCGCGACCGCAGCCGTGCACAACTACCTGATCCGCAAGGGGCTTCGCACCTCGGTCGGCCTCGTGGTCGAGTCGGGCGAGCCGCGCGAGGTGCATCACTTCGCCTGCCTGGCCGGCTACGGCGCGGAGGCCATCAACCCCTATCTCGCCTTCGAGACGCTGATCGGGATGAAGGGCGAGTTCCCGCCGGACCTGACCGACGACGAGATCGTCTACCGCTACATCAAGTCGATCGATAAGGGCCTGCTCAAGGTGATGTCCAAGATGGGCATCTCGACCTACCAGTCCTATTGCGGCGCGCAGATCTTCGACGCGATCGGCCTGAACTCCGACTTCGTGGCCAAGGACTTCTTCGGCACGGCCACGACGGTCGAGGGTATCGGCATGGCCGAGGTCGCCCAGGAAACGGCCCTGCGCCACCAGGACGCCTTCGGCGACGCTCCGATCTACCGCAACGCGCTCGATGTCGGCGGCGAGTACGCCTATCGCCTGCGCGGCGAGACCCACACCTGGACGCCCGACACCGTGGCGACGCTGCAGCACGCGGTGCGTCTCGGCGCGGCCGAGCGCTACCGCGAATACGCCCGGCTGGTGAACGAGCAGGAGAACCACCTCAAGACCCTGCGCGGCCTGTTCCGGATCAAGACCGCCGCCGATCTCGGCCGCGAACCGGTCGACATCTCGGCGGTCGAGCCGGCCTCCGAGATCGTCAAGCGCTTCGCCACGGGCGCGATGTCCTACGGGTCGATCTCGAAGGAGGCGCACGAGACGCTGGCGATCGCGATGAACTCGTTCGGTGGCCGCTCCAACTCGGGTGAGGGCGGCGAGGAGCCGCGCCGGTTCATCACCGGGCCGGACGGGCGTTCGCGCCGCTCGGCGATCAAGCAGGTCGCCTCGGGCCGCTTCGGCGTCACCACCGAGTATCTCGTCAACGCCGACATGATGCAGATCAAGGTCTCGCAGGGCGCCAAACCCGGCGAGGGCGGCCAGCTCCCCGGTCACAAGGTCGATGCCAAGATCGCCAAGGTCCGCTACGCGACCCCGGGCGTCGGCCTGATCTCGCCGCCGCCGCACCACGACATCTACTCGATCGAGGATCTGGCCCAGCTGATCTTCGACTTGAAGAACGTGAACCCGGCCGCCGACGTCTCGGTGAAGCTGGTCTCCGAGGTCGGCGTCGGCACGGTCGCGGCGGGCGTCGCCAAGGCGCGCGCGGACCACATCACGATCTCGGGCTTCGACGGCGGGACGGGTGCCGCCCCGCTCACCTCGATCAAGCATGCGGGCGGTCCCTGGGAAACGGGTCTGGCCGAGACGCAGCAGACGCTGGTGATGAACGGCCTGCGCGGCCGGGTCGCGCTCCAGGCCGATGGCGGCATCCGCACCGGCAAGGACGTGATGATCGCGGTGCTGCTCGGCGCCGACCAGATCGGCTTCTCGACCGCGCCGCTGATCGCGGCCGGCTGCATCATGATGCGCAAGTGCCACCTCAACACCTGCCCGGTGGGCGTCGCCACCCAGGACCCGGTGCTGCGCAAGCGCTTCAAGGGAACGCCGGAACACGTCATCAACTACTTCTTCTTCGTGGCCGAAGAGCTGCGGGAGCTGATGGCGGCGACGGGCTTCACCCGGCTGGAGGACCTGATCGGCCGCTCCGATCTCCTCGACAAGCGCGAGGCGATCGAGCACTGGAAGGCCCGCGGCCTCGACTTCTCGAAGCTGTTCCACCGGCCGAATGTCGGGCCGGAGGTGGCGATCCGTCACGTCGAGACGCAGCATCACCCGATCGACACGGTGCTCGACCGTCGCCTGATCGCGGGCGCCGAGACGGCCATCGAGACCGGCGAGCCGGTGACCCTCACCGACGTGATCCGCAACTCGGATCGCGCGGCGGGCGCCATGCTCTCCGGCGCGGTGGCCAAGCGCCACGGCCATGACGGGCTTCCCGACGACACCATCGTGGTCAAGCTCAACGGCACCGCCGGGCAGAGCTTCGGCGCGTGGCTCGCCGCGGGCGTCACCCTCGACCTGACCGGCCACGGCAACGATTATGTCGGCAAGGGCCTGTCGGGCGGCAAGCTGATCATCCGTCCGAGCGACGCGCTGAAGGCGCCCCCCGCCCGCACGATCATGGCCGGCAACACCGTGCTCTACGGGGCGATCGCGGGCGAGTGCTACATCCGCGGTGCGGCGGGCGAGCGCTTCGCCGTGCGCAATTCCGGCGCCATCACCGTGGTCGAAGGCATGGGCGACCATGGCTGCGAGTACATGACCGGCGGCGTTGTGGTCTCCATCGGCGTGACGGGGCGCAACTTCGCGGCCGGCATGTCCGGCGGCATCGCCTACGTGCTCGACGAGGACGGCTCGTTCCGCGACCGCTGCAACCTGTCGATGGTCGATCTGGAGCCGGTGGAGGAGGAGGACGACCTCATGCGCCGCTTCCACCAGGACGGCGACCTGGAGACCAAGGGCCGGGTCGACATCCTCGCGGACATGTCGGGCCACGACGAGGAGCGCCTGTCGCAGCTCCTCACCAACCACATGAAGTATACGGGTTCGCCGAAGGCCAAGCAGATCCTCGACGAGTGGGCGGCCTTCCGCACCAAGTTCGTCAAGGTGATGCCGGTCGAGTACCGCCGGGCGCTGCGCGAGATGGAAATGGCGCGCATGCCGGTGGCGGCGGAGTAATCGAGCGTCATCAAGGCGGGCCATACCGGTCGGCGGCAGGAAGCCGCCGACCGGTTCACAGTGATGCCGGGCAGACGGCAAGGCCGCGTGGTCGAGAGATCCGCGCCTGCGAAGGACTGATCGATGGGCAAGGTCACCGGGTTTCTCGAATTCGACCGGCAGGAGCAGAAGTATCAGCTCGCCGCCGACCGCGTGCGGCACTTCCGCGAATTCACGCTGCCGCTCGACGAGCACGACCTGTCCAAACAGGCCGCGCGCTGCATGGATTGCGGCATCCCGTTCTGCCACGGGCCGACCGGCTGTCCGGTCCACAACCAGATCCCGGACTGGAACGACCTCGTCTACCAGTCGGACTGGGAGGAGGCCGCGCGCAACCTCCACTCCACCAACAACTTCCCCGAGTTCACCGGCCGCATCTGCCCCGCGCCCTGCGAGGAGGCCTGCACGCTGAACCTCGAGAACCAGCCGGTCGCGATCAAGACGATCG from Methylobacterium sp. AMS5 carries:
- the gltB gene encoding glutamate synthase large subunit, whose amino-acid sequence is MREIPSELSVPVVNGENAAPSRAGATPMILRDPALPAAEGAYNPAHERDACGVGFVADMHDRRSHAIVQQGLKILENIDHRGAVGADPTMGDGCGILTQIPHGFFSEECSRLGFELPPAGQYAIGQFFLPKAEEARAIIEEIVEKTLSDEGLPLLGWRDVPVDSEDLGRAVKETEPHHRQLFIGCPASVTDQDTFERRVYIARKVISGKVYGHGDKRLMEFYPVSVSSRTIVYKGMVLVHQLGHYYLDLKDPRFVSALALVHQRFATNTFPTWRLSHPYRMVAHNGEINTLRGNVNWMAARQASVDSELFGNDISKLWPISYEGQSDTACFDNALEFLVAGGYSLAHAMMMLIPEAWAGNPLMSEERRAFYEYHAALMEPWDGPAAVAFTDGRQIGATLDRNGLRPARYIVTDDGLVVLASEMGVLPIPDEKIVQSWRLQPGRMLLIDLEKGRIVSDEEIKGELASAHPYAEWVKNTQIVLEELHPISPRASRTDVSLLDRQQAFGYTQEDLKLLMAPMAVTGQEAVGSMGSDTPLSALSDKPKLLYTYFKQNFAQVTNPPIDPIREEAVMSLVSFIGPRPNLLDMEGASRRKRLEVRQPILTNGDLEKIRSISHFEDRFDTRTLDITYAAESGAGAMEGALDRLCDRAEVAVRGGYNIIILSDRMVGPDRIPIPALLATAAVHNYLIRKGLRTSVGLVVESGEPREVHHFACLAGYGAEAINPYLAFETLIGMKGEFPPDLTDDEIVYRYIKSIDKGLLKVMSKMGISTYQSYCGAQIFDAIGLNSDFVAKDFFGTATTVEGIGMAEVAQETALRHQDAFGDAPIYRNALDVGGEYAYRLRGETHTWTPDTVATLQHAVRLGAAERYREYARLVNEQENHLKTLRGLFRIKTAADLGREPVDISAVEPASEIVKRFATGAMSYGSISKEAHETLAIAMNSFGGRSNSGEGGEEPRRFITGPDGRSRRSAIKQVASGRFGVTTEYLVNADMMQIKVSQGAKPGEGGQLPGHKVDAKIAKVRYATPGVGLISPPPHHDIYSIEDLAQLIFDLKNVNPAADVSVKLVSEVGVGTVAAGVAKARADHITISGFDGGTGAAPLTSIKHAGGPWETGLAETQQTLVMNGLRGRVALQADGGIRTGKDVMIAVLLGADQIGFSTAPLIAAGCIMMRKCHLNTCPVGVATQDPVLRKRFKGTPEHVINYFFFVAEELRELMAATGFTRLEDLIGRSDLLDKREAIEHWKARGLDFSKLFHRPNVGPEVAIRHVETQHHPIDTVLDRRLIAGAETAIETGEPVTLTDVIRNSDRAAGAMLSGAVAKRHGHDGLPDDTIVVKLNGTAGQSFGAWLAAGVTLDLTGHGNDYVGKGLSGGKLIIRPSDALKAPPARTIMAGNTVLYGAIAGECYIRGAAGERFAVRNSGAITVVEGMGDHGCEYMTGGVVVSIGVTGRNFAAGMSGGIAYVLDEDGSFRDRCNLSMVDLEPVEEEDDLMRRFHQDGDLETKGRVDILADMSGHDEERLSQLLTNHMKYTGSPKAKQILDEWAAFRTKFVKVMPVEYRRALREMEMARMPVAAE